From one Tsukamurella tyrosinosolvens genomic stretch:
- a CDS encoding AAA family ATPase yields MPIDLTGENRDVTRAVEVIRALLGDAHITPRTATSFAEDALGVLEAHHTVINIASTPATATAIGLAVARLVAEHGAESGPSSHTDPPSWLSIDVGDGADRIPEDAAFAFGAGTLAEVPVVLRCETGFRETLSVGVVTRSGDVATGEAVRDRIRSAAQELNPLRGRAITASLRGGLTFRAFELTGDRAEVVVPEQVWAEIDLSVRAVTTHADQLRRLGFRAARGVLLCGPPGVGKTAVSRAVAAELVGDFTVIVVGAAAIGADLASVYAAAVEFGRCVVILDDVDLAVRRRGDGDDSALASLLDALDGVDQSAEVLTIATTNDPRSLDGAATRATRFDSVVEVGYPNREALIGILQRRTAGLGLTDDDVAVIADSLPSETSGADVGALVRRVVLANAGTDIDAFLLEVRRRGWLAAVPVGQYL; encoded by the coding sequence ATGCCCATCGACTTGACCGGCGAGAACCGGGACGTGACGCGCGCCGTGGAGGTGATCCGCGCGCTGCTCGGTGATGCCCACATCACGCCGCGCACCGCGACGTCGTTCGCGGAGGACGCGCTCGGCGTCCTCGAGGCGCACCACACGGTGATCAACATCGCCTCCACGCCCGCGACGGCCACCGCGATCGGCCTCGCCGTCGCGCGGCTCGTCGCGGAGCACGGCGCCGAGTCCGGCCCGTCCAGCCACACGGACCCGCCGTCGTGGCTCTCGATCGACGTGGGCGACGGTGCCGACCGGATCCCCGAGGACGCGGCGTTCGCGTTCGGCGCGGGCACCCTTGCCGAGGTGCCCGTCGTGCTGCGGTGCGAGACGGGCTTCCGCGAGACGCTGAGCGTCGGCGTGGTCACTCGGTCGGGCGACGTGGCGACGGGGGAGGCGGTGCGCGACCGGATCCGCTCCGCGGCGCAGGAACTCAACCCGCTGCGTGGGCGGGCGATCACCGCCTCGCTGCGCGGCGGCCTCACCTTCCGCGCCTTCGAGCTCACGGGCGACCGCGCCGAGGTGGTCGTACCCGAGCAGGTCTGGGCCGAGATCGACCTGTCCGTCCGCGCGGTGACCACGCACGCGGATCAGTTGCGCCGTCTCGGCTTCCGTGCCGCCCGGGGTGTTCTCCTGTGCGGGCCGCCCGGCGTCGGTAAGACCGCCGTGTCGCGGGCGGTCGCCGCCGAGCTGGTGGGCGACTTCACGGTCATCGTCGTCGGTGCCGCCGCGATCGGCGCGGACCTGGCGTCGGTGTACGCGGCCGCGGTCGAGTTCGGGCGGTGCGTCGTGATCCTCGACGACGTGGACCTCGCGGTGCGTCGGCGCGGCGACGGCGACGACTCCGCGCTCGCCTCGCTGCTCGACGCGCTCGACGGCGTCGATCAGTCCGCGGAGGTGCTCACCATCGCGACGACCAACGATCCTCGCTCCCTCGACGGTGCCGCCACCCGCGCGACCCGCTTCGACAGCGTCGTCGAGGTGGGCTACCCGAACCGCGAGGCGCTGATCGGGATCCTGCAGCGGCGGACCGCCGGGCTGGGCCTCACGGACGACGACGTCGCCGTGATCGCCGACTCCCTGCCGTCCGAGACCAGCGGTGCCGACGTGGGCGCGCTCGTGCGGCGCGTCGTCCTCGCCAACGCCGGCACCGACATCGACGCCTTCCTCCTGGAGGTGCGCCGGCGCGGCTGGCTGGCGGCCGTCCCGGTCGGCCAGTACCTGTGA
- a CDS encoding peroxiredoxin, with amino-acid sequence MKPGDTAPDFELPDQDGTPRKLSDLLAAGPVALFFYPAAFTPGCTKEACHFRDLAAEFAAAGVQRVGISRDAVAKQQDWTAKHGLDYPLLSDVHGAVATAFGVKRDGLLKLAGMPTKRTTFAIRPDGTVADVIASEVNMQVHADRALAALRA; translated from the coding sequence ATGAAACCCGGTGACACCGCGCCCGACTTCGAACTGCCCGATCAGGACGGCACTCCGCGGAAGCTCAGCGACCTGCTGGCCGCCGGCCCTGTCGCGCTGTTCTTCTACCCGGCGGCGTTCACGCCCGGCTGCACCAAGGAGGCGTGCCACTTCCGCGACCTGGCCGCCGAGTTCGCGGCGGCGGGCGTGCAGCGCGTCGGCATCAGCCGCGACGCCGTCGCCAAGCAGCAGGACTGGACCGCCAAGCACGGTCTCGACTACCCGCTGCTCTCGGACGTCCACGGCGCCGTGGCGACGGCGTTCGGCGTGAAGCGCGACGGCCTGCTCAAACTGGCCGGCATGCCCACCAAACGCACCACCTTCGCGATCCGCCCGGACGGCACCGTCGCCGACGTGATCGCCTCCGAGGTGAACATGCAGGTCCACGCCGACCGCGCCCTCGCCGCTCTCCGGGCCTGA
- a CDS encoding YbaN family protein, translating into MAGRSRLKWMWWAFAYIALGLGIVGVVVPLMPTTVFILIAAYCAARGSDTLHRKLLEHRVFGPMIRDWQTTGAVSRKAKYMAVGSMAVCAVILFLVTPTWWIAATGTAIMAIVAAWLWLRPEPVPEPEAEADAVSRPEQ; encoded by the coding sequence ATGGCCGGGCGATCGCGACTGAAGTGGATGTGGTGGGCCTTCGCCTACATCGCGCTCGGCCTCGGCATCGTCGGCGTGGTGGTCCCGCTGATGCCGACCACGGTGTTCATCCTCATCGCGGCGTACTGCGCGGCGCGCGGTTCGGACACCCTCCACCGCAAGCTGCTGGAGCACCGGGTCTTCGGCCCGATGATCCGGGACTGGCAGACCACCGGCGCCGTGAGCCGCAAGGCCAAGTACATGGCGGTCGGCAGCATGGCGGTGTGCGCCGTGATCCTGTTCCTCGTGACCCCGACGTGGTGGATCGCCGCGACCGGCACGGCGATCATGGCGATCGTCGCGGCCTGGCTGTGGCTCCGCCCCGAACCCGTCCCCGAGCCCGAGGCGGAAGCCGACGCGGTCAGTCGTCCAGAGCAGTGA
- a CDS encoding DUF2461 domain-containing protein, whose product MSFTGFPEAALDFYDDLEADNSKVFWEAHKEVYKTAVAAPMAALTEELADEFGTAKIFRPYRDVRFSKDKTPYKTHQGAFIGVGPATGYYLQIGAPGVRVGAGFYDASPTRLAAFRKAIDNDLYGPALEKVIAKLRRTGWEIGGETLKTAPRGWDADHPRIELLRHKSLSAMRDYGFEEIIHTPKLVPQIRKHWRETSALLDWLVEHGDA is encoded by the coding sequence ATGAGCTTCACCGGATTCCCCGAGGCCGCGCTGGACTTCTACGACGACCTCGAGGCCGACAATTCGAAGGTCTTCTGGGAGGCGCACAAGGAGGTCTACAAGACCGCCGTCGCCGCGCCGATGGCCGCGCTGACGGAGGAACTCGCCGACGAGTTCGGCACTGCGAAGATCTTCCGGCCCTACCGGGACGTCCGCTTCTCCAAGGACAAGACGCCGTACAAGACGCACCAGGGCGCGTTCATCGGCGTCGGCCCGGCGACGGGCTACTACCTGCAGATCGGCGCGCCCGGGGTCCGGGTCGGCGCCGGCTTCTACGACGCGAGCCCCACGCGGCTCGCGGCCTTCCGGAAGGCCATCGACAACGACCTGTACGGCCCCGCGCTGGAGAAGGTGATCGCGAAGCTGCGCCGCACGGGCTGGGAGATCGGCGGCGAGACCCTCAAGACCGCGCCCCGCGGCTGGGACGCCGATCATCCGCGGATCGAACTCCTGCGGCACAAGTCGCTCAGCGCGATGCGCGACTACGGCTTCGAGGAGATCATCCACACGCCGAAGCTGGTGCCGCAGATCCGCAAGCACTGGCGCGAGACCTCGGCGCTGCTCGATTGGCTGGTCGAGCACGGTGACGCCTGA